From the genome of Acomys russatus chromosome 27, mAcoRus1.1, whole genome shotgun sequence, one region includes:
- the Mtnr1a gene encoding melatonin receptor type 1A — protein sequence MQGNGSALFNASQEEPGGGEGGRPRPSWLASTLAFILIFTIVVDILGNLLVILSVYCNKKLRNSGNIFVVSLAVADLVVAVYPYPLVLTSIFNNGWNLGYLHCQVSAFLMGLSVIGSIFNITGIAINRYCYICHSLKYDRLYSNKNSLCYVFLIWVLTLVAIVPNLQAGTLQYDPRIYSCTFTQSVSSAYTIAVVVFHFMAPMIIVIFCYLRIWILVLQVRRRVKPDSKPKLKPQDFRNFVTMFVVFVLFAVCWAPLNFIGLIVASDPVTMVPRIPEWLFVASYYLAYFNSCLNAIIYGLLNQNFRKEYKRIIVSLCTAKMFFADSSNDAANRIRCKPSPLTTNNKLIKVDSV from the exons ATGCAGGGCAATGGCAGTGCGCTGTTCAATGCCTCTCAGGAGGAGCCAGGCGGCGGGGAGGGAGGGCGACCGCGGCCCTCGTGGCTGGCCTCTACACTGGCCTTCATCCTCATCTTCACCATCGTGGTGGACATCCTGGGCAACCTGCTGGTCATCCTGTCTGTGTATTGTAACAAGAAGCTCAGGAACTCAG GGAATATATTTGTGGTGAGTTTAGCTGTTGCAGACCTCGTGGTGGCTGTTTACCCATATCCCTTGGTGCTGACATCTATATTTAACAACGGATGGAATCTCGGATACCTGCACTGCCAAGTTAGCGCGTTTCTAATGGGTTTGAGTGTCATCGGCTCAATTTTCAATATCACGGGGATCGCCATTAACCGCTACTGCTACATTTGCCACAGTCTCAAGTACGACAGACTATATAGTAACAAGAACTCCCTCTGCTACGTGTTCCTGATATGGGTGTTGACGCTTGTAGCCATCGTGCCCAACCTGCAAGCCGGAACTCTCCAGTATGATCCCCGGATCTACTCCTGTACCTTCACCCAGTCGGTCAGCTCGGCGTATACGATAGCAGTGGTGGTTTTCCACTTCATGGCGCCTATGATTATCGTCATCTTCTGCTACTTGAGGATATGGATCCTGGTTCTTCAGGTCAGACGGAGGGTGAAACCGGACAGCAAACCCAAACTGAAGCCCCAGGACTTCAGGAACTTTGTCACCATGTTTGTAGTTTTTGTGCTTTTTGCCGTTTGCTGGGCCCCACTCAACTTCATAGGTCTTATTGTGGCTTCGGACCCTGTCACCATGGTCCCCAGGATCCCAGAGTGGCTGTTCGTGGCTAGTTACTACTTGGCATATTTCAACAGCTGCCTCAACGCAATTATATATGGACTCCTGAACCAAAATTTCAGAAAGGAATACAAAAGAATTATCGTCTCCTTGTGCACGGCCAAGATGTTCTTTGCGGATAGCTCGAACGACGCAGCGAATAGGATTCGGTGTAAGCCCTCTCCACTCACAACCAATAACAAGTTAATAAAGGTGGACTCTGTTTAA